One Apostichopus japonicus isolate 1M-3 chromosome 14, ASM3797524v1, whole genome shotgun sequence genomic window carries:
- the LOC139979366 gene encoding alpha-N-acetyl-neuraminyl-2,3-beta-galactosyl-1,3-N-acetyl-galactosaminide alpha-2,6-sialyltransferase-like isoform X2, with amino-acid sequence MQDHSIWSSSGEEMYNSYDERYRSRKEYRHHYKVPGVSKTLHLALTIYGTIVFFVFFFVILVSVTGPDGGHRSRSSINEQRVFSKVSVRKLIKVGNKEDTSWKKELIYHWNESDEKTHQSIIQHHTREMVKEFVGLRVNQIPRFRRMVIKNGRKQIAPLLSDGVQEDFKQHYNTCALVSNSGQLLNSKASQEINEAECIIRMNHAPTFNYTEDVGNRTTIRVCSFQAIGNIKKDLYFGKEKSDYVFMWGMDNPKRRSWARLRLRKVANMFPNQRFFTLRNRGEHLAEAIYESETQIDRDKTNSWLSTGWFTMLLALEICDDLKVYGLVSEDYCRTHNKTKVPYHYYEEQKYDECQMYDQHESQFVQGHRYLTEKSVFHRFAVLFNVSFRHPEWNIQDYNYTKLYSPFLKKWNNKTEEKGR; translated from the exons ATGCAAGACCACTCGATATGGTCATCGAGTGGTGAAGAGATGTATAACAGCTACGATGAGCGTTATCGATCTAGGAAGGAATACAGACATCACTACAAAGTACCAGGTGTCAGT AAAACTTTACATTTAGCTCTGACCATCTACGGGACCATCGTCTTCTTCGTCTTCTTTTTTGTGATCCTGGTGTCGGTGACCGGTCCGGATGGCGGCCATCGCTCCCGCTCCTCCATCAACGAACAGAGGGTCTTCTCCAAAGTCAGCGTGAGAAAATTGATCAAAGTCGGTAACAAGGAAGATACTTCATGGAAGAAGGAACTAATATACCACTGGAATGAATCAGATGAAAAAACCCATCAAAGCATTATCCAACATCACACCAGGGAAATGGTGAAAGAATTTGTCGGTCTTCGAGTGAATCAG ATTCCTAGGTTCAGACGGATGGTAATTAAAAATGGGCGAAAGCAAATAGCCCCATTGTTAAGTGATGGGGTTCAG gAGGATTTCAAGCAACATTATAATACCTGTGCTCTGGTCTCAAATTCCGGTCAGTTGTTGAACTCTAAGGCCAGCCAGGAGATAAACGAGGCGGAATGTATTATACGAATGAACCACGCTCCTACCTTTAACTATACGGAAGACGTTGGTAATAGGACAACGATACGGGTCTGCAGCTTTCAAGCCATAGGAAACATCAAAAAGGACCTTTATTTCGGAAAAGAGAAATCCGATTAT GTATTTATGTGGGGAATGGATAATCCAAAGAGGAGATCTTGGGCAAGATTACGGCTTAGAAAGGTAGCCAACATGTTTCCAAATCAGAGGTTCTTCACACTGAGAAACAGAGGCGAGCATCTGGCAGAAGCTATCTACGAATCAGAAACCCAAATAGATCG GGATAAGACAAATTCTTGGCTTTCCACCGGTTGGTTCACCATGCTGCTGGCATTAGAGATCTGCGATGACCTCAAAGTCTACGGTCTCGTTAGTGAGGATTACTGCAG AACTCACAACAAGACCAAAGTGCCGTACCACTACTACGAGGAACAGAAGTACGACGAATGTCAGATGTACGACCAGCACGAGTCACAGTTTGTGCAAGGCCATCGTTATCTCACAGAGAAGTCAGTCTTTCATAGGTTTGCGGTGCTCTTCAATGTATCCTTCAGACACCCCGAGTGGAACATTCAAGATTACAACTACACAAAGCTGTACAGCCCGTTCTTAAAAAAATGGAACAACAAGA
- the LOC139979366 gene encoding alpha-N-acetyl-neuraminyl-2,3-beta-galactosyl-1,3-N-acetyl-galactosaminide alpha-2,6-sialyltransferase-like isoform X1, with translation MQDHSIWSSSGEEMYNSYDERYRSRKEYRHHYKVPGVSKQKTLHLALTIYGTIVFFVFFFVILVSVTGPDGGHRSRSSINEQRVFSKVSVRKLIKVGNKEDTSWKKELIYHWNESDEKTHQSIIQHHTREMVKEFVGLRVNQIPRFRRMVIKNGRKQIAPLLSDGVQEDFKQHYNTCALVSNSGQLLNSKASQEINEAECIIRMNHAPTFNYTEDVGNRTTIRVCSFQAIGNIKKDLYFGKEKSDYVFMWGMDNPKRRSWARLRLRKVANMFPNQRFFTLRNRGEHLAEAIYESETQIDRDKTNSWLSTGWFTMLLALEICDDLKVYGLVSEDYCRTHNKTKVPYHYYEEQKYDECQMYDQHESQFVQGHRYLTEKSVFHRFAVLFNVSFRHPEWNIQDYNYTKLYSPFLKKWNNKTEEKGR, from the exons ATGCAAGACCACTCGATATGGTCATCGAGTGGTGAAGAGATGTATAACAGCTACGATGAGCGTTATCGATCTAGGAAGGAATACAGACATCACTACAAAGTACCAGGTGTCAGT AAACAGAAAACTTTACATTTAGCTCTGACCATCTACGGGACCATCGTCTTCTTCGTCTTCTTTTTTGTGATCCTGGTGTCGGTGACCGGTCCGGATGGCGGCCATCGCTCCCGCTCCTCCATCAACGAACAGAGGGTCTTCTCCAAAGTCAGCGTGAGAAAATTGATCAAAGTCGGTAACAAGGAAGATACTTCATGGAAGAAGGAACTAATATACCACTGGAATGAATCAGATGAAAAAACCCATCAAAGCATTATCCAACATCACACCAGGGAAATGGTGAAAGAATTTGTCGGTCTTCGAGTGAATCAG ATTCCTAGGTTCAGACGGATGGTAATTAAAAATGGGCGAAAGCAAATAGCCCCATTGTTAAGTGATGGGGTTCAG gAGGATTTCAAGCAACATTATAATACCTGTGCTCTGGTCTCAAATTCCGGTCAGTTGTTGAACTCTAAGGCCAGCCAGGAGATAAACGAGGCGGAATGTATTATACGAATGAACCACGCTCCTACCTTTAACTATACGGAAGACGTTGGTAATAGGACAACGATACGGGTCTGCAGCTTTCAAGCCATAGGAAACATCAAAAAGGACCTTTATTTCGGAAAAGAGAAATCCGATTAT GTATTTATGTGGGGAATGGATAATCCAAAGAGGAGATCTTGGGCAAGATTACGGCTTAGAAAGGTAGCCAACATGTTTCCAAATCAGAGGTTCTTCACACTGAGAAACAGAGGCGAGCATCTGGCAGAAGCTATCTACGAATCAGAAACCCAAATAGATCG GGATAAGACAAATTCTTGGCTTTCCACCGGTTGGTTCACCATGCTGCTGGCATTAGAGATCTGCGATGACCTCAAAGTCTACGGTCTCGTTAGTGAGGATTACTGCAG AACTCACAACAAGACCAAAGTGCCGTACCACTACTACGAGGAACAGAAGTACGACGAATGTCAGATGTACGACCAGCACGAGTCACAGTTTGTGCAAGGCCATCGTTATCTCACAGAGAAGTCAGTCTTTCATAGGTTTGCGGTGCTCTTCAATGTATCCTTCAGACACCCCGAGTGGAACATTCAAGATTACAACTACACAAAGCTGTACAGCCCGTTCTTAAAAAAATGGAACAACAAGA
- the LOC139979366 gene encoding alpha-N-acetyl-neuraminyl-2,3-beta-galactosyl-1,3-N-acetyl-galactosaminide alpha-2,6-sialyltransferase-like isoform X3, whose protein sequence is MQDHSIWSSSGEEMYNSYDERYRSRKEYRHHYKVPGVSKQKTLHLALTIYGTIVFFVFFFVILVSVTGPDGGHRSRSSINEQRVFSKVSVRKLIKVGNKEDTSWKKELIYHWNESDEKTHQSIIQHHTREMVKEFVGLRVNQEDFKQHYNTCALVSNSGQLLNSKASQEINEAECIIRMNHAPTFNYTEDVGNRTTIRVCSFQAIGNIKKDLYFGKEKSDYVFMWGMDNPKRRSWARLRLRKVANMFPNQRFFTLRNRGEHLAEAIYESETQIDRDKTNSWLSTGWFTMLLALEICDDLKVYGLVSEDYCRTHNKTKVPYHYYEEQKYDECQMYDQHESQFVQGHRYLTEKSVFHRFAVLFNVSFRHPEWNIQDYNYTKLYSPFLKKWNNKTEEKGR, encoded by the exons ATGCAAGACCACTCGATATGGTCATCGAGTGGTGAAGAGATGTATAACAGCTACGATGAGCGTTATCGATCTAGGAAGGAATACAGACATCACTACAAAGTACCAGGTGTCAGT AAACAGAAAACTTTACATTTAGCTCTGACCATCTACGGGACCATCGTCTTCTTCGTCTTCTTTTTTGTGATCCTGGTGTCGGTGACCGGTCCGGATGGCGGCCATCGCTCCCGCTCCTCCATCAACGAACAGAGGGTCTTCTCCAAAGTCAGCGTGAGAAAATTGATCAAAGTCGGTAACAAGGAAGATACTTCATGGAAGAAGGAACTAATATACCACTGGAATGAATCAGATGAAAAAACCCATCAAAGCATTATCCAACATCACACCAGGGAAATGGTGAAAGAATTTGTCGGTCTTCGAGTGAATCAG gAGGATTTCAAGCAACATTATAATACCTGTGCTCTGGTCTCAAATTCCGGTCAGTTGTTGAACTCTAAGGCCAGCCAGGAGATAAACGAGGCGGAATGTATTATACGAATGAACCACGCTCCTACCTTTAACTATACGGAAGACGTTGGTAATAGGACAACGATACGGGTCTGCAGCTTTCAAGCCATAGGAAACATCAAAAAGGACCTTTATTTCGGAAAAGAGAAATCCGATTAT GTATTTATGTGGGGAATGGATAATCCAAAGAGGAGATCTTGGGCAAGATTACGGCTTAGAAAGGTAGCCAACATGTTTCCAAATCAGAGGTTCTTCACACTGAGAAACAGAGGCGAGCATCTGGCAGAAGCTATCTACGAATCAGAAACCCAAATAGATCG GGATAAGACAAATTCTTGGCTTTCCACCGGTTGGTTCACCATGCTGCTGGCATTAGAGATCTGCGATGACCTCAAAGTCTACGGTCTCGTTAGTGAGGATTACTGCAG AACTCACAACAAGACCAAAGTGCCGTACCACTACTACGAGGAACAGAAGTACGACGAATGTCAGATGTACGACCAGCACGAGTCACAGTTTGTGCAAGGCCATCGTTATCTCACAGAGAAGTCAGTCTTTCATAGGTTTGCGGTGCTCTTCAATGTATCCTTCAGACACCCCGAGTGGAACATTCAAGATTACAACTACACAAAGCTGTACAGCCCGTTCTTAAAAAAATGGAACAACAAGA
- the LOC139979366 gene encoding alpha-N-acetyl-neuraminyl-2,3-beta-galactosyl-1,3-N-acetyl-galactosaminide alpha-2,6-sialyltransferase-like isoform X4, giving the protein MVKEFVGLRVNQIPRFRRMVIKNGRKQIAPLLSDGVQEDFKQHYNTCALVSNSGQLLNSKASQEINEAECIIRMNHAPTFNYTEDVGNRTTIRVCSFQAIGNIKKDLYFGKEKSDYVFMWGMDNPKRRSWARLRLRKVANMFPNQRFFTLRNRGEHLAEAIYESETQIDRDKTNSWLSTGWFTMLLALEICDDLKVYGLVSEDYCRTHNKTKVPYHYYEEQKYDECQMYDQHESQFVQGHRYLTEKSVFHRFAVLFNVSFRHPEWNIQDYNYTKLYSPFLKKWNNKTEEKGR; this is encoded by the exons ATGGTGAAAGAATTTGTCGGTCTTCGAGTGAATCAG ATTCCTAGGTTCAGACGGATGGTAATTAAAAATGGGCGAAAGCAAATAGCCCCATTGTTAAGTGATGGGGTTCAG gAGGATTTCAAGCAACATTATAATACCTGTGCTCTGGTCTCAAATTCCGGTCAGTTGTTGAACTCTAAGGCCAGCCAGGAGATAAACGAGGCGGAATGTATTATACGAATGAACCACGCTCCTACCTTTAACTATACGGAAGACGTTGGTAATAGGACAACGATACGGGTCTGCAGCTTTCAAGCCATAGGAAACATCAAAAAGGACCTTTATTTCGGAAAAGAGAAATCCGATTAT GTATTTATGTGGGGAATGGATAATCCAAAGAGGAGATCTTGGGCAAGATTACGGCTTAGAAAGGTAGCCAACATGTTTCCAAATCAGAGGTTCTTCACACTGAGAAACAGAGGCGAGCATCTGGCAGAAGCTATCTACGAATCAGAAACCCAAATAGATCG GGATAAGACAAATTCTTGGCTTTCCACCGGTTGGTTCACCATGCTGCTGGCATTAGAGATCTGCGATGACCTCAAAGTCTACGGTCTCGTTAGTGAGGATTACTGCAG AACTCACAACAAGACCAAAGTGCCGTACCACTACTACGAGGAACAGAAGTACGACGAATGTCAGATGTACGACCAGCACGAGTCACAGTTTGTGCAAGGCCATCGTTATCTCACAGAGAAGTCAGTCTTTCATAGGTTTGCGGTGCTCTTCAATGTATCCTTCAGACACCCCGAGTGGAACATTCAAGATTACAACTACACAAAGCTGTACAGCCCGTTCTTAAAAAAATGGAACAACAAGA